The Mytilus edulis chromosome 12, xbMytEdul2.2, whole genome shotgun sequence genome contains a region encoding:
- the LOC139498768 gene encoding acidic phospholipase A2 PA-1G-like, with the protein MDTNQDLRLPDDLKSIYRIHFILKTKSDNVYFADDLNNYGCWCAQNGTSYPVDELDRCCLKHQMCLKEILSKGCPLSSRYYSYEQCFGLIFKCTDSEQCKHKFCTCDIEAANCLSNKKFLYNQRWKKGKKDYCIKT; encoded by the exons ATGGATACAAATCAAGATTTGCGTTTACCAG ATGATCTCAAAAGTATTTATCGAATTCACTTTATACTCAAAACTAAGTCGGATAATGTTTATTTTGCCGATGATTTAAACAATTATGGATGTTGGTGTGCACAAAACGGAACTAGCTATCCTGTTGACGAATTAGACAG atgctGTTTAAAGCACCAGATGTGCCTTAAAGAGATATTATCAAAAGGTTGTCCATTATCATCTAGATACTACTCCTATGAGCAGTGCTTTggcttaatatttaaatgta CTGATAGTGAGCAGTGCAAACACAAATTCTGTACGTGTGATATCGAGGCAGCAAACTGTTTGTCAAATAAGAAATTTCTCTATAATCAACGATGGAAGAAAGGAAAGAAAGATTACTGTATCAAAACATAA